A DNA window from Seriola aureovittata isolate HTS-2021-v1 ecotype China chromosome 8, ASM2101889v1, whole genome shotgun sequence contains the following coding sequences:
- the gcna gene encoding germ cell nuclear acidic protein, whose product MNDDTRKLFENVAKKMGWMDEGLDAAAERLRIEIGKTRRFATSVHQVMDPTSLPIQLGLSESEEDQEKENKCSMGNNYRNKSLTDSSDENFDQFLVGTASLKAKPATSKICSSAKKYSSNVLVVSSDDEGSFETFLQRVKTPNAKPKKISESRSEDSLKNFIVDDYSSDDVFIQPKSSHKVPKKSNTPAAQHPRRRPLSQCDSPVFVSDSDDDDDGNIVIKSSWRTRQSRPKAPPKANKNNALLSDKDDSSPSLPLPPVPSPFSLPPLKTPTSLTSPKRTSSAPSKLDESASSEEEFTSLLDRLKKKNKFTSTSFSPKNTKDTSKEPPAVVPPVKVLTTPASKSSGGTPLHVKTPGKSTILKPIVSQTEPRHGPTSRVALCKTPGCFLESLSNPGSSYGRNFKQNKEDLTNKLYQLYNISVFDSKLPVNMSVTWNKKMRKTAGFCISGQERGGGSRYARIELSEKVCDSADRLRDTLIHEMCHAATWLIHGVRDGHGSIWKFYARKSTVVHPELPMVSRCHSYDIKYKFQYQCSRCQNTIGRHSKSLDTQRFMCALCKGQLVLLTPSKPRAPTPFANFVKENYGTVRQELAGQRHADVMRKLSADFASKTKLS is encoded by the exons ATGAATGATGATACTCGCAAATTGTTTGAAAACGTTGCTAAAAAGATGGGCTGGATGGATGAGGGACTGGacgcagcagcagagagg CTGCGAATCGAAATTGGCAAAACTCGTCGTTTTGCCACAAGTGTTCATCAGGTGATGGATCCAACCTCTTTGCCTATCCAGCTTGGCCTCTCTGAAAGTGAAGAAGATCAGGAGAAGGAGAACAAGTGCTCCATGGGCAATAATTACAGGAACAAGTCTTTGACTGATTCCAGTGATGAAAATTTTGACCAGT tTCTTGTGGGAACGGCTTCATTGAAAGCTAAACCTGCCACTTCAAAAATATGTAGCTCTGCAAAGAAATACAG TTCAAATGTTCTTGTGGTGAGCTCAGATGATGAGGGCAGTTTTGAGACAT TTCTGCAACGAGTGAAAACCCCTAATGCCAAGCCTAAGAAAATATCAGAGAGCAGGAGTGAAGACAG cctcaaaaacttcatagtggATGACTACTCATCAGATGATGTCTTTATTCAGCCAAAATCATCACATAAAG TGCCTAAGAAGAGCAATACTCCAGCAGCCCAGCATCCACGGAGGAGACCACTGTCTCAGTGTGACTCCCCAGTCTTTGTtagtgacagtgatgatgacgatgatggtAATATTGTGATCAAGAGCAGTTGGAGAACTCGTCAGTCGCGACCAAAAGCCCCGCCAAAAGCTAATAAGAATAATGCTCTGCTGTCTGATAAAGATGACAGTTCGCCATCACTCCCTTTGCCTCCAGTCCcatctcctttttctcttcctcccctcaaAACTCCAACGTCACTGACCTCTCCCAAGCGTACTTCTTCAGCACCATCTAAGCTGGATGAATCAGCCAGTTCTGAGGAGGAGTTCACATCCCTGCTGGAtagactgaaaaagaaaaacaaattcactAGCACTTCATTCTCACCTAAGAACACCAAAG ATACCAGTAAGGAGCCTCCTGCGGTAGTTCCTCCTGTAAAGGTACTCACAACACCAGCTTCGAAATCATCAGGTGGAACACCTCTGCATGTGAAAACCCCAGGGAAATCCACCATCTTGAAGCCCATAGTCAGTCAGACAGAGCCCAGACACGGTCCCACCAGCAG GGTAGCGTTGTGTAAGACCCCTGGGTGCTTCTTGGAGTCACTTTCAAACCCTGGCTCCAGCTATGGCCGCAATTTTAAGCAAAACAAGGAAGACCTCACCAATAAGCTCTACCAGCTCTACAATATCAGTGTCTTTGACAGTAAG CTCCCTGTCAATATGTCAGTGACCTGGAATAAGAAGATGCGGAAGACAGCCGGTTTCTGTATCTCAGGGCAAGAGCGAGGTGGAGGGAGCCGCTACGCCCGCATTGAACTGTCAGAGAAAGTCTGCGATTCTGCAG ATCGCCTCAGGGACACACTGATTCATGAGATGTGTCACGCTGCTACCTGGCTCATTCATGGTGTAAGGGACGGGCATGGGAGCATCTGGAAGTTTTATGCTCGAAAGTCCACAGTGGTGCATCCTGAGCTGCCCATGGTCAGTCGCTGCCACAGTTATGACATCAAGTACAAATTCCAGTATCAGTGCAGCCGCTGCCAGAATAC TATTGGGCGTCATTCCAAGTCACTGGACACGCAGAGGTTCATGTGTGCCCTCTGCAAAGGTCAACTCGTCTTACTGACTCCCTCCAAGCCACGTGCTCCCACACCTTTTGCCAACTTCGTCAAAGAGAATTATGGGACTGTTCGACAGGAGCTAGCAGGACAAAGGCACGCGGACGTGATGCGTAAGCTTAGTGCAGACTTTGCCTCCAAGACTAAACTCAGTTAA